A stretch of Paenibacillus mucilaginosus 3016 DNA encodes these proteins:
- the acsA gene encoding acetate--CoA ligase, translating into MDQTNVESIAPVTAQSNMKNYEEERAGFRWEDVEATFSWSQTGKLNAAYEAIDRHAESSRRDKVALYYSDDRRDEQYTYLEMKQQSNRFGNVLKGLGVGKGDRVFIFMPRTPELYFALLGAIKVGAVVGPLFEAFMETAVRDRLEDSEAVAIVTTPSQLSRVPVDQLPHLKHVILVGEDLTLEAGQVDFRKEMESASDELELEWLDREDGLLIHYTSGSTGKPKGVFHVHNAMLQHYYTGRVVLDLQEDDVYWCTADPGWVTGTSYGIFAPWLNGATNVIRGGRFSPQDWYRTIERYGVTVWYSAPTAFRMLMGAGDDAVKQFNLGSLRHVLSVGEPLNPEVVRWGLKVYNQRIHDTWWMTETGGQLICNYPCMAIRPGSMGKPLPGIEAAIIDDSGNVLPPYRMGNLAIKTPWPSMMRKIWKNPAKYEEYFRIQGWYISGDSAYMDEDGYFWFQGRIDDVINTAGERVGPFEVESKLVEHPAVAEAGVIGKPDPMRGEIIKAFIALREGYTPSDELKADISRFVKEGLSAHAAPREIEFKDKLPKTRSGKIMRRVLKAWELNLPTGDLSTIED; encoded by the coding sequence ATGGATCAGACGAATGTGGAAAGCATTGCACCTGTAACGGCACAATCCAACATGAAGAACTATGAAGAGGAACGCGCGGGCTTCCGCTGGGAAGACGTAGAGGCGACATTCTCCTGGTCGCAGACCGGAAAGCTGAACGCGGCCTACGAGGCGATCGACCGGCATGCCGAATCGTCCCGCCGGGACAAAGTCGCCCTGTACTACAGTGATGACCGCCGCGATGAACAATATACATATCTCGAGATGAAGCAGCAGTCGAACCGATTCGGCAACGTGCTCAAGGGACTGGGTGTCGGCAAAGGGGACCGGGTCTTCATCTTCATGCCCCGGACGCCGGAGCTTTATTTTGCGCTGCTCGGGGCGATCAAAGTCGGAGCGGTGGTCGGTCCGCTGTTCGAGGCGTTCATGGAAACGGCCGTGCGCGACCGGCTGGAGGACAGCGAAGCGGTCGCGATTGTCACGACCCCGTCGCAGCTGTCCCGTGTCCCTGTGGATCAGCTGCCTCATCTGAAGCATGTGATCCTGGTTGGCGAAGACCTGACGCTCGAGGCCGGCCAAGTCGATTTCCGCAAGGAAATGGAGAGTGCTTCCGACGAGCTGGAGCTGGAATGGCTGGACCGGGAGGACGGCCTGCTCATCCACTATACGTCGGGCTCGACAGGCAAGCCGAAGGGTGTCTTCCATGTGCATAACGCGATGCTGCAGCACTACTATACGGGCCGTGTCGTGCTGGATCTGCAGGAAGACGACGTGTATTGGTGTACGGCGGACCCGGGCTGGGTGACGGGGACATCGTACGGCATCTTCGCTCCTTGGCTGAACGGGGCGACGAACGTCATCCGGGGGGGCCGCTTTTCCCCGCAGGACTGGTACCGGACGATTGAGCGCTATGGCGTAACCGTATGGTACAGCGCACCGACGGCCTTCCGGATGCTGATGGGCGCCGGCGACGATGCCGTGAAGCAGTTCAACCTGGGATCGCTCCGCCACGTGCTGAGCGTAGGCGAGCCGCTCAATCCGGAAGTTGTCCGGTGGGGGCTCAAGGTCTACAACCAGCGTATCCACGATACGTGGTGGATGACGGAGACCGGCGGCCAGCTCATCTGCAACTACCCGTGCATGGCGATCCGTCCCGGCTCGATGGGTAAGCCGCTGCCGGGTATCGAGGCGGCCATCATCGACGATTCGGGCAACGTGCTCCCGCCGTACCGCATGGGCAACCTGGCGATCAAGACGCCTTGGCCGTCCATGATGCGCAAGATCTGGAAGAACCCGGCGAAGTACGAAGAGTACTTCCGGATTCAGGGCTGGTACATTTCGGGCGACTCCGCTTATATGGACGAAGACGGCTATTTCTGGTTCCAGGGACGGATCGATGACGTCATCAACACCGCGGGCGAGCGCGTAGGCCCGTTCGAGGTCGAGAGCAAGCTCGTTGAGCACCCGGCCGTAGCCGAAGCCGGTGTCATCGGGAAGCCCGATCCGATGCGCGGCGAGATCATCAAAGCGTTCATCGCCCTGCGCGAAGGCTACACGCCGTCTGACGAGCTTAAGGCCGA
- a CDS encoding GNAT family N-acetyltransferase, whose protein sequence is MNHIKIYQQSSVPYQNTELVLEGPVPPEQLRRYTMHPDLDAFRRPKEQFEALVEIAGLPEGRIILARHEEVIVGYVTFHYPDELERWSEGGMLDLIELGAIEVANAYRGLGLGKKLIRLAFEDGQLENVITFTTEYYWHWDLESSGLTVWQYRDMMEKLMKSVDMVWFATDDPEICSHPANCLMVRIGKNVPLSSVELFDRVRFRQRFMY, encoded by the coding sequence ATGAATCACATCAAAATTTATCAGCAATCTTCGGTCCCATATCAGAACACGGAGCTGGTTCTCGAAGGTCCCGTACCTCCCGAGCAGCTGCGCAGGTATACGATGCACCCTGACCTTGATGCCTTCCGCAGGCCCAAGGAGCAGTTTGAAGCGCTGGTGGAGATCGCCGGCCTGCCTGAGGGGCGGATTATTCTCGCCCGGCATGAAGAAGTCATCGTCGGCTATGTTACCTTCCACTATCCTGATGAACTGGAACGCTGGTCCGAAGGCGGCATGCTGGATCTCATCGAGCTCGGCGCCATTGAAGTGGCCAATGCGTACCGGGGACTTGGGCTTGGTAAGAAGCTGATCCGCCTCGCGTTCGAAGACGGGCAGCTGGAGAATGTCATCACCTTTACGACCGAATACTATTGGCACTGGGATCTGGAGTCCAGCGGCCTGACCGTCTGGCAGTACCGCGACATGATGGAGAAGCTGATGAAGAGCGTCGATATGGTCTGGTTCGCCACGGATGACCCGGAGATCTGCTCCCACCCCGCCAACTGCCTGATGGTCCGTATCGGCAAAAACGTACCGCTGTCCTCCGTCGAGCTGTTCGACAGAGTCCGATTCCGGCAGCGGTTCATGTATTGA